Proteins encoded by one window of Haliotis asinina isolate JCU_RB_2024 chromosome 6, JCU_Hal_asi_v2, whole genome shotgun sequence:
- the LOC137286623 gene encoding uncharacterized protein → MAVVACTVFPLILCVALTLGLADFPFRNTSLSWSDRVNDLVSRLSLDEIQYQMARGGAVNNGTPPIPRLGIKPYSWNTECLRGDVAAGNATSFPEALGLAASFSPLVVFEIAEATAVEVRAKYNNYSQHGLQARHMGVSCFSPVINIVRDPRWGRNQETYGEDPFLTSILAASFIKGLQGNHTRYVRANAGCKHFAAYDGPENIPISRLKFDAKVSERDLRTTFIPAFRACVKAGTYSVMCSYNSVNGVPTCVSKQLLNDILREEWGFTGYVVSDQGAIENIYSGHNYSDSYIDIVADCVKAGCNLELSGKDENLTYFSMVEAINQGKLTEEKVREMVKPLFYTRKRLGEFDPPEMNPYSKLDLSVIESEAHQLLAIDTAVKTFVLLKNEGKVLPLKKDTFNRIAIVGPMANNPRMLLGGYAPDTFRTFIQTPLKGLGKLAESVNYASGCDDTFCKHYDAVSIKKAVAMTEVIFVCLGNGQAIESEGNDRHDINLPGYQLQLLQDVAANRNETHVVLLLFNAGALNMTWADQSSDIAAILECFYPAQATGEALRRVMINEGPGSNPAARMPVTWPASEDQVFNITNYSMEGKTYRYFKGDPLYPFGYGLSYTQFNYFLLDNPTLIQAGQDLHGVVGVSNKGNVDGDEVIQVYIKWMNATQERQNLNQCVTKIQYIKLTKVLMSEGTAMAKCKQSDRCDSR, encoded by the exons ATGGCGGTAGTTGCCTGCACTGTCTTCCCTTTGATTCTATGTGTTGCCCTAACACTGGGGCTGGCAGACTTTCCCTTCAGAAACACCTCACTATCCTGGAGTGACCGAGTGAATGATTTGGTCAGTCGTCTCTCCCTAGACGAGATCCAGTATCAGATGGCGAGGGGTGGAGCAGTTAATAACGGTACTCCTCCTATTCCACGACTGGGTATCAAACCATACTCATGGAACACAGAATGTCTCAGAGGTGACGTGGCGGCAGGAAACGCTACATCATTTCCCGAAGCTCTGGGTCTTGCTGCTTCATTTAG tcctttGGTGGTGTTCGAAATAGCGGAGGCGACTGCGGTAGAAGTCAGAGCAAAGTACAACAACTACAGCCAGCATGGCCTCCAAGCAAGACACATGGGTGTAAGCTGTTTCAGTCCCGTCATCAACATTGTCAGGGACCCCAGGTGGGGTCGAAATCAG GAAACATACGGCGAAGACCCATTCCTGACAAGTATTCTAGCAGCCAGCTTCATCAAAGGACTACAGGGCAATCACACCCGTTATGTACGCGCAAACGCCGGATGTAAACACTTTGCAGCCTACGACGGACCAGAGAATATACCCATTTCAAGGTTGAAGTTCGATGCAAAG GTAAGCGAGCGTGATCTTCGTACAACCTTCATCCCTGCATTCAGAGCCTGTGTCAAGGCTGGAACATACAGTGTGATGTGTAGCTATAACAG CGTGAATGGCGTGCCCACATGTGTCAGTAAACAGCTCCTTAACGACATTCTGCGAGAGGAATGGGGTTTCACGGGCTACGTCGTCAGCGACCAGGGCGCCatagaaaatatttattcaggCCACAACTACTCTGATAGCTACATAGACATCGTCGCCGACTGTGTGAAGGCTGGATGCAACTTAGAATTGTCCGGAAAAGACGAAAACCTTACATACTTCTCAATGG TCGAAGCAATAAATCAAGGCAAGCTCACAGAAGAGAAGGTCAGAGAAATGGTGAAACCCTTATTTTATACCCGAAAGAGGTTAGGCGAGTTTGATCCCCCTGAAATGAACCCATATTCCAAGCTTGACCTCTCTGTGATTGAAAGCGAGGCTCACCAACTGCTTGCAATCGATACAGCTGTGAAGACGTTTGTATTGTTGAAGAACGAAGGGAAAGTATTACCACTAAAGAAAGACACTTTCAACAGGATTGCT ATTGTTGGGCCCATGGCTAATAACCCGCGTATGTTGTTAGGGGGCTATGCACCTGATACGTTCCGTACCTTTATACAAACCCCCCTGAAAGGACTGGGTAAACTGGCGGAATCTGTCAACTACGCATCCGGCTGTGATGACACTTTCTGTAAACATTACGACGCGGTGTCCATCAAAAAGGCAGTCGCCATGACAGAAGTTATATTTGTATGCCTTGGAAACG GACAGGCGATTGAGTCCGAGGGCAACGATCGCCATGACATCAATCTCCCCGGATATCaactgcaactgctacaagaTGTTGCTGCTAACA GAAATGAGACACATGTAGTTCTCCTACTGTTTAATGCCGGTGCACTGAATATGACGTGGGCGGATCAAAGCTCCGACATAGCCGCGATCTTGGAATGTTTCTACCCAGCACAGGCAACAGGAGAGGCACTGAGGCGTGTGATGATTAACGAAGgaccaggttcgaatcctgcggCAAGAATGCCTGTTACGTGGCCCGCATCTGAAGATCAG GTTTTTAACATCACGAACTATTCAATGGAAGGGAAGACGTATCGCTACTTCAAGGGAGATCCTCTGTACCCTTTCGGTTATGGGTTGTCCTACACTCAGTTTAATTATTTCCTCCTGGACAATCCCACATTGATTCAGGCGGGACAAGATCTTCACGGCGTGGTCGGTGTAAGCAACAAGGGAAATGTTGATGGAGATGAG GTTATACAAGTCTACATCAAGTGGATGAATGCCAcccaagagagacaaaatctaaatcagtgtgtcacaaaaatacaatatatcaaactcaccaaagtcttgatgtcagagggaacagctatggcaaaatgtaaacaaagcgatcggtgcgacagcagataa